The Nicotiana tabacum cultivar K326 chromosome 14, ASM71507v2, whole genome shotgun sequence genome contains a region encoding:
- the LOC107775132 gene encoding cyclin-dependent kinase inhibitor 4 isoform X2 codes for MGKYMRKSKKSGEVSVSPLGVLTRAKTLALSKLVSPAATESGSGGDGGSYLELRSRKLIKPFSVFEGRRQKNGVSKDPNLLNPKIPNVLRTSSEEVKGNSCCGGDVGVEASFGENLLEFEGRKRTTRESTPCSLIRDSDNIQTPGSSTRRINATGRVPNLLRTNIPIAHEVDEFFTRAEEQQRRRFIEKYNFDPVNEKPLPGRYEWVKVDC; via the exons ATGGGGAAGTATATGAGGAAGTCAAAAAAATCAGGGGAAGTATCAGTATCACCTCTTGGTGTTTTAACAAGGGCTAAAACCCTAGCTCTTTCAAAATTGGTTTCACCGGCGGCTACAGAATCCGGCTCCGGCGGTGATGGTGGGTCCTACCTAGAGCTTCGTAGTAGAAAGTTAATCAAACCCTTTTCGGTTTTTGAAGGGAGGAGGCAGAAAAATGGTGTTTCAAAAGATCCTAATTTGTTAAACCCTAAAATCCCTAATGTTTTAAGAACAAGTTCTGAAGAGGTAAAGGGGAATAGCTGCTGTGGTGGTGATGTGGGTGTTGAAGCTTCTTTTGGAGAGAATTTGTTGGAATTTGAAGGTAGAAAAAG GACCACCAGGGAAAGCACACCTTGCAGTTTGATAAGGGATTCAGACAACATTCAAACCCCTGGTTCCAGTACGAGGCGTATTAATGCAACCGGCAGAGTACCAAATTTGCTACGAACGAATATCCCGATAGCTCATGAAGTGGATGAGTTTTTTACCCGTGCAGAAGAGCAGCAGCGGAGACGATTCATCGAGAA GTACAACTTTGATCCAGTGAATGAGAAGCCCCTTCCCGGACGTTACGAATGGGTGAAAGTAGATTGCTAG
- the LOC107775132 gene encoding cyclin-dependent kinase inhibitor 4 isoform X1 yields MGKYMRKSKKSGEVSVSPLGVLTRAKTLALSKLVSPAATESGSGGDGGSYLELRSRKLIKPFSVFEGRRQKNGVSKDPNLLNPKIPNVLRTSSEEVKGNSCCGGDVGVEASFGENLLEFEGRKSRTTRESTPCSLIRDSDNIQTPGSSTRRINATGRVPNLLRTNIPIAHEVDEFFTRAEEQQRRRFIEKYNFDPVNEKPLPGRYEWVKVDC; encoded by the exons ATGGGGAAGTATATGAGGAAGTCAAAAAAATCAGGGGAAGTATCAGTATCACCTCTTGGTGTTTTAACAAGGGCTAAAACCCTAGCTCTTTCAAAATTGGTTTCACCGGCGGCTACAGAATCCGGCTCCGGCGGTGATGGTGGGTCCTACCTAGAGCTTCGTAGTAGAAAGTTAATCAAACCCTTTTCGGTTTTTGAAGGGAGGAGGCAGAAAAATGGTGTTTCAAAAGATCCTAATTTGTTAAACCCTAAAATCCCTAATGTTTTAAGAACAAGTTCTGAAGAGGTAAAGGGGAATAGCTGCTGTGGTGGTGATGTGGGTGTTGAAGCTTCTTTTGGAGAGAATTTGTTGGAATTTGAAGGTAGAAAAAG CAGGACCACCAGGGAAAGCACACCTTGCAGTTTGATAAGGGATTCAGACAACATTCAAACCCCTGGTTCCAGTACGAGGCGTATTAATGCAACCGGCAGAGTACCAAATTTGCTACGAACGAATATCCCGATAGCTCATGAAGTGGATGAGTTTTTTACCCGTGCAGAAGAGCAGCAGCGGAGACGATTCATCGAGAA GTACAACTTTGATCCAGTGAATGAGAAGCCCCTTCCCGGACGTTACGAATGGGTGAAAGTAGATTGCTAG